One window from the genome of Myxococcales bacterium encodes:
- a CDS encoding Ig-like domain-containing protein, translated as MPTTTPPNTTPRPRLVHHRIVHSLGHRLVAATIAAAMIAGCNSKTTSRPVTAGAGTGAGEMAYVASDKPGMVIRLSDGTLGAEAGEAIARPAAAKLSDRDTEALLARTKPIVTDAADVQAFALRQGPVPPPRTGETIKTAFPPPPSSATAPVVETGALSVVRFAPQGEVPVAPNLTVTFSQPMVAITSQDDAAKTVPVTLTPTPAGKWRWLGTKTLMFDPDVRFPMSTTYKVEIPAGTKSATGGVLAKAEGFSFTTPTLAIETYYVGRPSRRDEGVFLQFNQKIDQRAMLEYLGFKASGGGFANAGGAIAAQLMTDEEIAKHETIAAMVAQAKDAKKDGWWIAVRPAEILPAATSIAIVVKAGARGAEGPNKTPSDLSESYETFHALKLEEAQCGWRDDCRPGMQFSFRFNNQLDEELFDESWVTVSPAIDDLKIVASYRHVTLQGITKPNTKYTVKISGKLRDQFEQTLGSDIEKTFSVGKSSPTFYGADGMIVLDPVAKTPTFGVFTSNYRQVKVRLWKVEPKDYNAFLKASQERWRSGTKDFPGTALPEFAVDVRGDIDQLKETPIDLSRALKGGLGHVIVYAEPSPWTETYPAPAAVAWVQSTKLALDAAVDQDVMSAWVTKLQDGSPVSGVALRLMPSGVAATTGADGMAKITLPAAAPGKDYVVAQSGADTAFIASGDYWNDYATWVKRSRGSSIQWYLADDRQMYRPGEEVKIKGWLRRVGYDKGGDVAGIDGALSTISYTAHDSTGNEIAKGTGTISPLGGFDVGFTLPKTPNLGHAYVQFSASGRESSSAQHSFQIQEFRRPEYEVSASASAGPHILASSSTATVKASYYAGGGLVNAETNWYVTAQQSSYTPPNRDEYSFGKWVPWWGFYGYEGHTRGYGGRSRPTGETASWNHKGTTNASGEHTLKLDFVSANPALPYSVTAAANVTDVNRQSWGASTSLLVHPSSLYVGLKTKRTFLEKGQPIELDVIGVDIDGKFAPGRTFDVKAVRLDWTYKKGKYEEVEKDAQSCSVTTKDGASACSFTTKNGGQYRISAVITDDRGRPSLTELTVWVSGGSVIPAREVEQEQVQLIPDKKEYAAGDTVKILVQAPFYPAEGVLSIRRSGLVDVRRFTMKEATTTLSIPVVEGYVPNFYATVDLVGAAPRLGDDGQPKADLPKRPAFARGELNLTISKKQRTLGVKVTPAASKVSPGDKATFAVHVTDAAGKSVPAAEVALMVVDESVLALSGYTHPNPLDTFYTGRDSGVADTYLRAWVKLAKPDVGALAQSGAEADAMKTMERSDMAVGGAIAETMDRRPSAAAPPAPGLAAKNEAPKRQRQEDRLEKVSDGFFDSENSPQTAIAVRTDFNPLAAFSPTLQTDASGKATLTVKMPDNLTRYRVVAIAVAGGKQFGKGESNLTARLPLMVRPSAPRFLNFGDRFEMPVVLQNQTDAAMTVKLAMRSTNAKLTDGGGRQVTVPANDRVEVRFPMEAQMAGTARMQIVGAAGSASDAAELSLPVWTPATTEAFATYGVIDKGAITQPVALPGKVVTQFGGLEVETSSTQLQALTDAFIYLVTYPFECSEQMASRMLSIVALRDVLTEFKAEGLPRKAELEARIARDLELLASIQNSEGGFPFWRRGYESWPYNTVHVANALVRAKLKGYAVPAGMLDRTMRYLKDIERYYPHYYGPQIRWTISSYALYIRMLNGDRDVAKAKGILREAGKLENMSMESIGWLLGVFAAQRDAATEQASLIKFLGNRVSETAGAANFTTSYSDGGYLLLASERRVDGVILESLIAAQKDSELIPKLVMGLLAHQKKGRWGNTQENSLILLALDKYFHTYENITPNFVARAWLADQYAGEMAFRGRETKRHQFMVPMLAVSELGGGTGKGNLILQKDGAGRMYYRIGMRYAPADLKLFPADYGFTVLRSYEGADNAGDVVHEADGTWTMKAGARIRVRLTMVAENRRYHVALVDPLPAGLEAMNPALAVTGPIPQDAAAGASSKGGGGGYWWWSRTWYEHQNMRDERVEAFTSLLWDGVHEYTYVARATTPGRFIVPPTKAEEMYSPETFGRSGSDIVTVK; from the coding sequence AAACCTGACCGTTACCTTTTCACAACCAATGGTCGCGATCACGTCGCAAGACGACGCGGCCAAGACCGTCCCGGTAACCCTGACACCGACGCCTGCCGGCAAATGGCGGTGGCTTGGCACCAAGACGCTGATGTTTGACCCCGACGTGCGTTTTCCCATGAGCACCACGTACAAGGTCGAGATTCCCGCAGGCACCAAGAGCGCCACGGGGGGTGTCTTGGCCAAGGCCGAGGGGTTTTCCTTCACGACGCCAACGCTCGCGATTGAGACCTATTACGTCGGCCGACCCTCACGCCGCGACGAAGGCGTGTTCTTGCAGTTCAACCAAAAAATCGACCAGCGCGCCATGCTCGAATACCTCGGGTTTAAGGCCAGCGGCGGCGGTTTTGCCAATGCCGGCGGCGCCATCGCGGCGCAGCTCATGACCGACGAGGAAATTGCCAAGCACGAAACCATCGCGGCCATGGTCGCGCAGGCCAAGGACGCCAAGAAAGACGGTTGGTGGATCGCGGTGCGCCCTGCCGAGATTTTGCCCGCCGCCACGTCAATTGCCATTGTCGTCAAGGCTGGTGCGCGCGGCGCGGAAGGGCCGAACAAGACGCCGTCTGACCTTAGCGAATCCTACGAAACGTTCCACGCGCTAAAGCTAGAGGAGGCCCAATGCGGTTGGCGCGACGATTGTCGGCCCGGTATGCAGTTTTCGTTTCGCTTTAACAACCAGCTCGACGAGGAGCTATTTGATGAGTCCTGGGTGACGGTTTCGCCGGCCATCGACGACCTGAAAATCGTCGCGAGCTACCGCCACGTCACCTTGCAAGGCATCACCAAGCCCAATACCAAGTACACGGTCAAGATCAGCGGCAAGCTGCGCGACCAGTTTGAACAGACGCTCGGCAGCGACATTGAGAAGACGTTCTCAGTCGGCAAGTCGAGCCCGACCTTCTATGGCGCCGATGGCATGATCGTGCTCGACCCCGTCGCCAAGACGCCGACGTTTGGCGTCTTCACCAGCAACTACAGGCAGGTCAAGGTTCGCCTGTGGAAGGTAGAGCCCAAGGACTACAACGCCTTTCTTAAGGCCAGCCAAGAACGCTGGCGCAGCGGCACCAAGGATTTTCCAGGCACCGCGCTGCCCGAGTTTGCCGTCGACGTGCGCGGCGACATCGATCAGCTCAAAGAAACGCCGATCGATCTCAGCCGCGCGCTCAAGGGCGGCCTCGGCCATGTCATCGTCTACGCCGAGCCCTCGCCGTGGACCGAGACTTACCCCGCACCAGCCGCTGTTGCGTGGGTGCAATCGACCAAGCTGGCGCTTGATGCCGCTGTCGACCAAGATGTCATGTCGGCGTGGGTGACCAAGCTGCAAGACGGCTCGCCGGTGAGCGGCGTCGCGCTGCGCCTGATGCCAAGCGGCGTCGCCGCCACCACCGGTGCCGACGGCATGGCGAAAATCACGCTGCCCGCGGCGGCACCTGGCAAAGACTACGTCGTTGCGCAAAGCGGCGCCGACACCGCCTTTATCGCCTCGGGCGACTATTGGAACGACTACGCGACCTGGGTTAAGCGCAGCCGCGGCAGCTCGATCCAGTGGTACCTCGCCGACGACCGCCAAATGTATCGCCCCGGCGAAGAAGTTAAAATCAAGGGTTGGCTACGCCGGGTTGGCTATGACAAGGGTGGCGACGTCGCTGGCATTGACGGCGCGCTTAGCACCATCAGCTACACCGCGCATGATTCTACCGGCAACGAAATTGCCAAAGGCACCGGCACCATCTCGCCGCTTGGCGGCTTTGATGTCGGCTTTACGCTGCCCAAGACGCCGAACCTCGGACATGCTTATGTGCAATTTTCCGCGAGTGGCCGCGAGAGCAGCTCGGCGCAGCACAGCTTTCAGATCCAAGAATTTCGCCGCCCCGAATACGAAGTCAGCGCGTCGGCGAGCGCCGGGCCGCACATTTTGGCGTCGTCTTCCACGGCGACGGTCAAGGCGAGCTACTACGCCGGCGGCGGCCTGGTGAATGCCGAAACTAATTGGTACGTCACCGCGCAGCAAAGCAGCTACACGCCGCCAAACCGCGATGAATACTCGTTTGGCAAGTGGGTGCCGTGGTGGGGCTTCTACGGCTACGAAGGCCACACCCGCGGCTACGGCGGCCGCTCGCGCCCTACCGGCGAGACGGCTTCGTGGAACCACAAAGGCACCACCAATGCGTCGGGCGAGCATACGCTCAAGCTCGACTTTGTCTCGGCCAACCCAGCGCTGCCTTACAGCGTCACCGCGGCCGCGAATGTCACCGATGTCAATCGGCAAAGCTGGGGCGCGAGCACGTCGTTGCTGGTGCATCCAAGCTCGCTTTACGTCGGCCTAAAAACCAAGCGAACGTTTCTCGAAAAGGGACAGCCCATCGAGCTCGACGTGATTGGCGTCGACATCGACGGCAAATTCGCGCCGGGCCGCACCTTTGACGTCAAAGCGGTGCGTCTGGACTGGACCTATAAAAAGGGCAAATACGAAGAGGTCGAGAAAGACGCTCAATCGTGCAGCGTCACCACCAAAGACGGCGCAAGCGCATGTTCGTTCACCACCAAAAACGGCGGGCAATATCGCATCTCGGCGGTGATCACCGACGACCGCGGTCGGCCAAGCCTGACCGAGCTTACGGTGTGGGTCAGCGGCGGCAGTGTGATTCCAGCGCGCGAGGTTGAGCAAGAACAAGTTCAGCTCATTCCTGACAAGAAGGAATACGCCGCCGGCGATACGGTGAAGATCTTGGTGCAGGCGCCGTTTTATCCAGCCGAGGGCGTGCTGAGCATTCGCCGCAGCGGCCTGGTCGACGTCCGCCGCTTCACCATGAAGGAGGCCACGACCACGCTGAGCATTCCGGTAGTCGAAGGCTATGTGCCAAACTTCTACGCTACGGTTGATTTGGTGGGCGCCGCGCCTCGCCTCGGCGATGACGGCCAGCCCAAGGCCGATTTGCCTAAGCGCCCGGCCTTTGCCCGCGGCGAGCTCAATCTTACGATTTCCAAGAAGCAGCGCACGCTTGGTGTGAAAGTCACACCGGCAGCGAGCAAAGTGAGCCCTGGCGACAAGGCGACCTTTGCGGTGCATGTCACCGACGCGGCAGGCAAGAGCGTGCCCGCCGCCGAAGTGGCCCTTATGGTTGTTGATGAATCCGTGCTGGCGCTCTCGGGTTACACGCATCCAAATCCGCTCGATACGTTTTACACGGGGCGCGACAGCGGTGTCGCCGATACGTATTTGCGCGCATGGGTGAAGCTTGCCAAGCCCGACGTTGGCGCATTGGCACAATCCGGAGCGGAAGCGGACGCGATGAAAACCATGGAGCGCAGCGATATGGCCGTCGGCGGCGCTATCGCAGAGACGATGGATCGCCGCCCGTCGGCGGCGGCGCCGCCCGCACCGGGACTAGCGGCCAAGAATGAGGCGCCGAAGCGTCAGCGCCAGGAAGACAGGCTGGAAAAAGTTAGCGATGGCTTTTTCGACAGTGAAAACAGCCCACAGACCGCCATCGCCGTGCGCACCGATTTTAACCCGCTGGCCGCGTTCTCGCCGACGCTGCAAACCGACGCCAGCGGCAAGGCGACGCTCACCGTCAAGATGCCGGACAACCTCACCCGCTATCGCGTCGTGGCGATTGCCGTCGCCGGCGGCAAACAGTTTGGCAAGGGCGAGAGCAATCTCACCGCGCGTCTGCCGCTGATGGTGCGCCCTTCGGCACCGCGCTTTCTAAACTTCGGCGACCGCTTTGAGATGCCGGTGGTGCTGCAAAACCAAACCGACGCCGCGATGACGGTCAAGCTCGCCATGCGCTCGACCAACGCCAAACTCACCGACGGCGGTGGCCGCCAAGTCACCGTGCCAGCAAACGACCGCGTCGAGGTGCGCTTTCCGATGGAAGCGCAGATGGCCGGCACCGCGCGCATGCAAATCGTCGGCGCCGCCGGCAGTGCCAGCGATGCCGCCGAGCTGTCACTCCCGGTGTGGACGCCCGCAACCACCGAGGCCTTTGCCACCTATGGCGTCATTGACAAGGGTGCGATTACCCAGCCCGTCGCCCTGCCGGGCAAGGTCGTCACGCAATTTGGCGGCCTCGAGGTCGAAACCTCGTCGACGCAGCTGCAAGCGCTCACCGATGCGTTTATCTACTTGGTCACCTATCCGTTCGAATGCAGCGAGCAAATGGCCTCGCGCATGCTCAGCATCGTCGCCCTGCGCGATGTGCTGACAGAATTCAAGGCCGAAGGGCTGCCTCGCAAGGCCGAGCTTGAGGCCCGCATCGCGCGCGACCTGGAACTGCTCGCGTCGATCCAAAATAGCGAAGGCGGCTTTCCGTTTTGGCGCCGCGGCTATGAGTCGTGGCCGTACAACACGGTGCACGTCGCCAATGCGCTGGTGCGCGCCAAGCTAAAAGGCTACGCGGTGCCCGCCGGCATGCTGGATCGCACCATGCGCTACCTAAAAGACATCGAGCGCTACTACCCGCACTATTACGGCCCGCAAATTCGCTGGACCATCTCAAGCTACGCCCTCTATATCCGCATGCTAAACGGCGACCGCGACGTCGCCAAGGCCAAGGGCATCTTGCGCGAGGCCGGCAAGCTCGAAAACATGTCGATGGAATCCATTGGCTGGCTGCTCGGCGTGTTTGCCGCGCAGCGCGATGCGGCCACCGAGCAGGCGAGCCTCATCAAGTTTCTCGGCAATCGCGTCAGCGAGACCGCAGGCGCCGCGAACTTCACCACAAGCTACAGCGACGGCGGCTATTTGCTCTTGGCGTCCGAGCGCCGCGTCGATGGCGTGATCTTGGAATCGCTGATTGCCGCGCAAAAAGACAGCGAGCTCATTCCCAAGCTGGTGATGGGCCTCCTCGCCCACCAAAAGAAAGGCCGCTGGGGCAACACGCAAGAAAACTCGCTGATCTTGCTGGCGCTCGATAAGTACTTTCACACCTACGAGAACATCACGCCTAACTTTGTCGCCCGCGCGTGGCTGGCCGACCAGTACGCCGGCGAGATGGCCTTTCGCGGCCGCGAGACCAAGCGTCACCAATTTATGGTGCCGATGCTCGCAGTGTCAGAGCTCGGTGGCGGCACGGGCAAGGGCAACTTGATCTTGCAGAAAGACGGCGCCGGCCGCATGTACTACCGCATCGGCATGCGCTATGCGCCGGCCGACCTCAAGCTCTTTCCCGCCGACTACGGCTTCACCGTGCTGCGCAGCTATGAAGGCGCAGATAACGCGGGCGACGTGGTGCACGAGGCCGACGGCACGTGGACCATGAAGGCCGGCGCGCGCATCCGTGTACGGCTGACCATGGTCGCCGAAAATCGCCGCTACCACGTGGCGCTGGTCGATCCGCTCCCGGCGGGCCTCGAGGCCATGAATCCCGCGCTCGCGGTGACCGGCCCCATTCCGCAAGACGCGGCCGCCGGCGCAAGTAGCAAGGGCGGAGGCGGTGGTTACTGGTGGTGGTCGCGCACCTGGTACGAGCACCAAAACATGCGCGACGAACGCGTCGAGGCCTTCACCTCGCTGCTGTGGGACGGCGTCCACGAATACACCTACGTCGCGCGCGCCACCACGCCAGGCCGCTTCATCGTGCCGCCGACCAAGGCCGAGGAGATGTACAGCCCGGAAACCTTTGGCCGCAGCGGCAGCGACATCGTTACCGTGAAGTAG
- a CDS encoding dihydrofolate reductase, with amino-acid sequence MSKPQTSATRVTTAAGEASAPRDFACVVAMDAARGIGRHGDLPWPPLKGDLQHFARLTTTASPGRMNAVIMGRKTWASLPDKYRPLPRRHNVVISRQPQLLPPGTLAATSLPDALAKAAGLPTCDQIFVVGGGQIYAEAVTHPRCQHIYLTEIDATYDCDTTLVALPDFVPDLGWPAQSHSEGDVRFRISRLMRAVATTPQPQI; translated from the coding sequence GTGAGCAAGCCGCAGACCTCCGCCACCCGCGTCACCACCGCTGCCGGCGAGGCTTCCGCGCCGCGCGACTTCGCCTGCGTGGTGGCAATGGACGCCGCGCGAGGCATTGGCCGTCATGGCGATTTGCCGTGGCCACCGCTTAAGGGTGATTTGCAACACTTCGCGCGCCTGACCACGACGGCCTCGCCTGGCCGCATGAACGCGGTCATCATGGGCCGCAAGACGTGGGCGTCGTTGCCCGACAAGTATCGGCCCTTGCCGCGGCGCCACAACGTGGTGATTTCGCGGCAGCCTCAATTGTTACCCCCGGGCACCCTCGCCGCCACCTCGCTGCCTGATGCGCTCGCCAAGGCCGCGGGGCTTCCAACGTGTGACCAAATCTTTGTCGTTGGTGGCGGCCAGATTTACGCCGAGGCCGTCACGCACCCGCGCTGCCAACACATCTACCTCACCGAAATCGACGCAACATATGACTGCGATACGACGCTCGTCGCGCTGCCGGACTTTGTGCCCGATCTGGGTTGGCCGGCGCAGTCGCACAGCGAGGGCGACGTGCGCTTTCGCATCTCGCGGCTGATGCGCGCGGTAGCGACTACACCGCAACCGCAAATTTGA
- a CDS encoding thymidylate synthase — MQGYLDLVRHVLEHGEPRGDRTGTGTLSVFGAQTRYDLRQGFPLVTTKKVLFPAVVRELLWFLRGHTNIHQDDLTKHTPIWDAWADENGDLGPIYGAQWRNWGGTGIDQIAQVVAQIRRDPTSRRLIVSAWNVADLPKMKLPPCHAFFQFYVAGERLDCQLYQRSADIALGVPFNIASYALLTHMIAQECGLTPGFFVHTMGDAHIYANHVEGLKVQLAREPLPLPTLRLAAKPLLELQFEDVVLENYQHHPFIKFAVAV; from the coding sequence ATGCAGGGCTATCTAGATCTGGTGCGCCACGTGCTCGAGCATGGCGAGCCGCGCGGCGATCGCACCGGGACGGGCACGCTGTCCGTGTTCGGCGCGCAGACGCGTTACGACTTGCGGCAAGGGTTTCCGCTCGTCACCACCAAGAAGGTGCTCTTCCCCGCGGTGGTGCGCGAGCTCTTGTGGTTTCTCCGCGGCCACACCAACATTCATCAGGACGACCTCACCAAGCACACGCCGATCTGGGACGCGTGGGCCGATGAAAATGGCGATTTAGGGCCCATCTACGGCGCGCAATGGCGAAATTGGGGGGGCACTGGCATCGACCAAATCGCTCAGGTTGTGGCGCAAATTAGGCGCGATCCGACCTCGCGCCGCTTAATTGTCTCGGCGTGGAACGTCGCCGACTTGCCCAAGATGAAGCTGCCGCCATGCCACGCCTTTTTTCAATTTTATGTCGCGGGCGAGCGGCTCGACTGCCAGCTCTATCAGCGCTCGGCCGATATCGCGCTCGGGGTCCCATTTAACATCGCGAGCTACGCGCTGCTGACGCACATGATCGCGCAGGAGTGCGGGCTAACCCCAGGCTTTTTTGTTCACACCATGGGCGATGCGCATATCTACGCCAATCACGTCGAAGGCCTCAAAGTTCAGCTGGCGCGCGAGCCGCTGCCGCTGCCGACGCTGCGTCTCGCCGCCAAGCCCTTGCTTGAACTGCAATTTGAAGACGTGGTGCTCGAAAATTATCAGCACCACCCGTTCATCAAATTTGCGGTTGCGGTGTAG
- the sppA gene encoding signal peptide peptidase SppA: protein MGKWTAWISMSLVSALALGCKGGDGDKVDPWSTPPKGGAAAGKASANGEGDTLDTENLQAMLEKLGKAIEQPGPYEAPKASASQDDSKPYVALMSLDGGVAELETYSWSGASGASLREMRTRLASLGGDANVTAVLLRMSALDISLADAQELRETMLAVRKAGKPIHCHAERLSNAEYVVATACESIALAPLGELAIPGPLTMPIHFKGLLDRLGVTADFLHVGAYKGAAEPLTRREPSPEMRETLGEIVGSAHAWMVATISSDRKLPPEAVVAAIDQALFGAEEAQAAKLIDSVASFEAWRDGHGAWKSVPWRVENSLHSAMKLMTFLGIVPSSRPTAPHVALVYAVGNIADGAGDGVLGAREGIYSHTLVSALRVLTDDDNVKAVVLRIDSGGGSAQASELIWHQLSALAGKKPLVVSMSDYAASGGYYIAAPAARIFALPTTLTGSIGVVGGKLAPGKALAKLGIDTYAIGKGKRAGIYSSLAPWTADEKSAIEASMKRVYQAFVGRVAQGRGKTAAQVEPLAQGRVWTGGAALANGLIDEHGGLDAAIAFAQEKSGVAPSVPLEVYPPEPTLRDVVVSMGGVTEGLVGELVKAGVGDLATNAGLPRAMTKTLLAYVTSFATTHVQTVVILPQIH, encoded by the coding sequence ATGGGCAAATGGACCGCTTGGATTAGCATGAGCTTGGTGAGCGCGCTCGCGCTTGGTTGCAAAGGTGGCGACGGCGACAAGGTAGATCCTTGGAGCACACCGCCCAAAGGGGGCGCGGCGGCGGGCAAGGCGTCCGCCAATGGCGAGGGCGACACGCTCGACACCGAGAACCTCCAAGCGATGTTGGAAAAACTCGGCAAGGCAATCGAGCAGCCAGGACCCTACGAGGCGCCGAAAGCGTCTGCTAGTCAGGACGATAGCAAACCCTACGTCGCCTTGATGTCGCTCGACGGCGGCGTCGCGGAGCTCGAAACCTATTCGTGGAGCGGCGCGTCCGGCGCGTCGTTGCGCGAGATGCGCACGCGCTTGGCATCGCTCGGCGGCGACGCCAACGTGACGGCTGTGTTGCTGCGCATGTCGGCGCTCGACATCAGCCTGGCCGATGCGCAGGAGCTGCGCGAAACCATGCTGGCCGTGCGCAAGGCGGGCAAGCCCATCCACTGCCATGCCGAGCGCCTGAGCAATGCCGAGTATGTCGTGGCAACCGCTTGTGAATCGATTGCGCTCGCGCCGCTAGGCGAGTTAGCGATTCCCGGGCCCCTGACCATGCCGATTCACTTTAAGGGCCTGCTCGATCGGCTCGGCGTCACCGCCGACTTTTTGCATGTCGGGGCATACAAGGGCGCCGCCGAACCGCTGACGAGGCGCGAGCCGTCTCCCGAAATGCGCGAGACGCTGGGCGAGATCGTCGGCTCGGCGCATGCGTGGATGGTCGCGACGATCAGCAGCGATCGCAAGCTGCCGCCTGAGGCGGTGGTCGCGGCGATCGATCAGGCGCTGTTTGGCGCCGAGGAGGCGCAGGCGGCAAAACTCATCGACAGCGTGGCGAGCTTTGAAGCCTGGCGCGACGGCCACGGCGCGTGGAAGTCGGTGCCATGGCGGGTCGAGAACTCGCTGCATAGCGCGATGAAGCTCATGACGTTTCTTGGCATCGTGCCCTCGTCGCGGCCCACCGCGCCGCACGTGGCGCTGGTATATGCGGTCGGCAATATCGCCGATGGCGCGGGCGACGGCGTGCTCGGCGCGCGCGAAGGCATCTACTCGCATACGTTGGTCTCGGCGCTGCGCGTGCTCACCGACGACGACAACGTCAAGGCCGTGGTCCTGCGCATCGATTCCGGTGGTGGCAGCGCGCAGGCCTCGGAACTGATTTGGCATCAGCTCAGCGCGCTGGCCGGCAAAAAGCCGCTGGTGGTGTCGATGAGCGATTATGCCGCCTCGGGCGGCTATTATATCGCGGCGCCGGCGGCGCGTATTTTTGCGCTGCCGACGACGCTGACGGGCTCGATTGGCGTGGTGGGCGGCAAGCTGGCACCGGGCAAGGCCTTGGCCAAGCTCGGCATCGACACCTATGCCATCGGCAAGGGCAAGCGCGCGGGCATCTATAGCTCGCTGGCGCCGTGGACGGCCGACGAGAAAAGCGCGATCGAGGCGAGCATGAAGCGCGTCTATCAGGCTTTCGTCGGACGCGTCGCGCAGGGGCGTGGCAAGACCGCCGCGCAGGTCGAGCCGCTGGCCCAAGGCCGCGTGTGGACGGGCGGCGCAGCGCTAGCCAACGGCCTCATCGACGAACACGGCGGGCTCGATGCGGCGATCGCGTTTGCGCAAGAAAAAAGCGGCGTCGCGCCGAGCGTGCCGCTTGAGGTGTATCCGCCCGAGCCAACGCTGCGCGACGTGGTGGTGTCGATGGGCGGCGTGACGGAGGGCCTAGTCGGCGAGCTCGTCAAGGCGGGCGTCGGCGACCTGGCGACCAATGCCGGGCTGCCGCGCGCGATGACCAAGACGTTGCTCGCGTATGTGACGTCGTTTGCGACGACGCATGTTCAGACCGTTGTCATCTTGCCGCAGATTCACTAG
- a CDS encoding FHA domain-containing protein: MKLDGVDGRGTCQFGDLLRAVGRGETLFVPLLVETVPPEVTERTGVTGGQFVTGASTGIDTPGNWLAGLSAELGTCVTILLGPNRPFAAPETSLTIGRADGMDIQLPSHRVSKRHASLMVRSLKRTYAVIDHHSKNGTYINGERIPAETEIPVWAGAYVTFADAVYLFLDPSTVKRIAQVSND; this comes from the coding sequence GTGAAGCTCGACGGCGTGGATGGGCGTGGCACCTGCCAATTTGGCGACTTGTTGCGGGCGGTTGGCCGTGGCGAGACGCTGTTTGTGCCGCTGCTCGTCGAAACGGTGCCACCCGAGGTCACCGAGCGCACGGGCGTTACCGGCGGCCAGTTCGTAACCGGGGCGAGCACAGGGATCGATACGCCCGGCAATTGGTTAGCCGGGCTCTCCGCAGAGCTTGGTACGTGCGTCACGATCTTGCTTGGGCCCAATCGCCCGTTTGCCGCGCCGGAGACCTCGCTAACCATCGGTCGCGCCGACGGGATGGACATCCAGCTACCGAGTCATCGCGTCAGCAAGCGCCACGCCTCGCTGATGGTGCGCAGCCTCAAGCGCACGTATGCGGTCATCGACCATCACTCAAAGAACGGTACCTATATCAATGGGGAACGCATCCCCGCGGAGACCGAAATTCCGGTCTGGGCTGGCGCCTACGTGACGTTTGCCGACGCGGTGTACTTGTTCCTCGATCCGTCGACGGTCAAGCGTATCGCCCAGGTGAGCAATGACTAG
- a CDS encoding GTP-binding protein translates to MVPVFLVTGFLGAGKTSLLNQFLARRQRAGEPATRVALVVNELGAVGIDGSLLPDAMSRQIELPGGCICCTLNESFDKTLLGLIEAYPDLEAIIVETTGVAEPLPIIWSCEKSPLAEAVRLAAVITVVDAENILTSFAASPAAESQIVSADVLLVTKHELVPAAQLGQVMAKLADLAPHVLVLSPARDELGAWLASFVASEPLASAAGGHRPTGAGHHHADDGAPHPHGLVAHAYDLPALVDLEALCDAIDELGAGYVRIKGLAYGIDRRTGSEVAHGAVFHRVGRRVSIEPFGGAIEPRMVVIGAHVDDAEIQACLAQARWPRDTVAP, encoded by the coding sequence ATGGTGCCAGTTTTTTTGGTGACCGGCTTTTTGGGGGCTGGCAAGACGTCGCTGCTCAACCAATTCCTAGCGCGGCGCCAGCGAGCGGGCGAGCCCGCCACGCGCGTCGCCTTGGTGGTCAATGAACTCGGGGCCGTGGGCATTGATGGCAGCTTGCTGCCCGATGCCATGTCGCGACAAATTGAGCTGCCCGGCGGCTGCATTTGTTGCACCCTTAATGAGTCGTTCGACAAGACGCTGCTCGGGTTGATCGAGGCCTATCCCGATCTCGAGGCAATCATCGTTGAGACGACGGGCGTCGCCGAGCCCTTGCCCATTATCTGGTCGTGCGAGAAGTCGCCCCTCGCCGAGGCCGTGCGCTTGGCCGCCGTGATCACGGTCGTCGATGCCGAGAACATCTTGACGTCCTTCGCCGCGAGCCCGGCCGCGGAATCGCAAATCGTCTCGGCGGATGTCTTGCTGGTTACCAAGCACGAGCTGGTGCCCGCGGCGCAGCTGGGGCAGGTCATGGCAAAGCTCGCCGACCTCGCCCCGCATGTGCTCGTGCTTTCGCCCGCGCGCGATGAGCTGGGCGCTTGGCTGGCCAGCTTCGTCGCCTCGGAACCGCTAGCAAGCGCCGCCGGAGGCCATCGCCCGACCGGCGCGGGTCATCATCACGCCGACGACGGAGCGCCGCATCCACACGGCTTGGTCGCGCATGCGTATGATCTGCCCGCCTTGGTCGACCTTGAGGCGCTCTGCGATGCCATCGACGAATTGGGCGCCGGCTATGTCCGCATCAAGGGCCTCGCCTACGGCATCGATCGACGCACCGGTAGCGAGGTCGCGCACGGCGCCGTGTTTCACCGCGTCGGCCGCCGCGTTTCGATCGAGCCGTTTGGCGGCGCCATCGAGCCGCGCATGGTGGTGATCGGCGCTCACGTCGACGATGCGGAAATCCAAGCGTGCCTTGCGCAGGCTCGCTGGCCTCGTGATACGGTAGCCCCGTGA